From the Halalkalicoccus sp. CGA53 genome, one window contains:
- a CDS encoding class I SAM-dependent methyltransferase, with product MDREHPRTTKDSGPNHDQFGFELSVQSHIDRMGDGKLFRSETRAINKYFTQTHARTLDIGCGTGRVTKALEERGFDVIGVDISDEMVHAARSHHPEIPFLASDAAHLPFPDDHFDYVMFSFNGIDYLIPQSRRKQALSEIHRVLRPSGTFTFSSHNSLATVRKWSYLKDVYLRPKNRTRWFNPYKFRTSEIGELETYFTTPLRQRRELKNLDFELVDVVGSFSVPTWLIEMSPQYVAKPA from the coding sequence ATGGATCGCGAGCACCCTCGGACTACGAAGGATTCAGGACCGAACCACGACCAGTTCGGGTTCGAATTATCGGTTCAGTCTCATATCGATCGGATGGGGGATGGGAAACTCTTCAGGAGTGAGACTCGAGCTATTAACAAGTATTTCACACAAACCCACGCGCGTACGCTCGATATCGGTTGCGGAACTGGCAGGGTGACGAAGGCGCTTGAGGAAAGAGGATTCGACGTCATCGGTGTCGACATCAGCGACGAAATGGTACATGCCGCTCGATCGCATCATCCCGAGATACCGTTTCTCGCGTCAGATGCCGCTCACCTGCCGTTCCCCGATGATCACTTCGACTACGTCATGTTCAGCTTCAACGGTATCGATTATTTAATCCCCCAGTCTCGGCGAAAGCAGGCACTCTCCGAGATCCACCGCGTTCTGCGCCCGTCGGGTACGTTCACGTTCTCCTCGCACAACAGTTTGGCAACCGTTCGAAAGTGGAGCTATTTGAAAGACGTTTACCTGCGACCGAAAAACCGGACTCGCTGGTTCAACCCGTACAAGTTCAGGACCTCCGAAATCGGCGAACTGGAGACGTATTTTACCACTCCCTTACGTCAACGACGTGAGTTAAAGAACCTCGATTTCGAACTCGTCGACGTCGTAGGTTCCTTCTCCGTCCCCACCTGGCTCATCGAGATGTCCCCGCAGTACGTGGCGAAACCGGCATAA
- a CDS encoding formyltransferase family protein, giving the protein MSNRPTKLCVLAEPYLRDFEIQSIETAVEEINVEIPLVLVNEVGQSGIDPELKANVVNNKVSLDALRLFIKLLEVHGAWTFVFAEKTITEQLGVGEHPIVHEDVNEISCFSEAVIRHVTPIRDGNWMELPPEAVDLVRENCDIVVRYGFGLLRGEILRATEYGVLSFHPADIRQYRGLGVPKAWLDGKDVMGMTLQRLSEEIDGGEIVAYQETDVSDCATLWEVYEELRLLQTELLAEGIRNLADPTVEITTPESLGPYYPTTSRRTLSFAGRTLSKNMVGRVKNRIG; this is encoded by the coding sequence ATGTCAAATAGACCGACTAAACTCTGTGTTCTCGCGGAACCATATTTACGAGATTTTGAGATACAGTCTATCGAAACCGCAGTAGAGGAAATCAACGTTGAAATCCCTCTCGTGCTCGTCAACGAGGTTGGCCAGTCGGGAATCGATCCCGAGCTCAAAGCAAACGTAGTCAATAACAAAGTCAGCCTCGACGCCCTTCGGCTATTCATAAAACTTCTTGAAGTACACGGGGCGTGGACATTCGTCTTCGCCGAAAAAACCATAACCGAGCAGTTAGGGGTGGGAGAACATCCGATAGTTCACGAGGACGTCAATGAGATATCCTGCTTCTCCGAGGCAGTGATCAGACATGTGACGCCGATCCGAGACGGAAATTGGATGGAGCTACCCCCGGAGGCGGTGGATCTGGTCAGAGAGAACTGCGATATCGTCGTCAGGTACGGGTTCGGATTGCTCAGAGGGGAGATCCTCCGTGCGACAGAGTACGGTGTTCTGAGCTTCCATCCTGCAGATATCCGTCAGTACAGGGGTCTGGGAGTACCGAAGGCGTGGTTAGACGGAAAGGACGTGATGGGAATGACCCTCCAACGACTCAGCGAGGAGATCGACGGTGGTGAGATCGTAGCGTACCAAGAAACTGACGTCAGTGACTGTGCGACACTCTGGGAGGTCTACGAGGAACTCCGCCTGCTCCAAACCGAACTGCTCGCGGAAGGAATACGGAACCTCGCCGATCCGACCGTCGAGATCACGACACCGGAGTCGCTCGGACCGTACTATCCCACCACGTCGCGTCGGACGCTCTCGTTTGCCGGCCGAACTCTGTCCAAGAACATGGTCGGTCGAGTGAAAAACCGGATCGGGTAG